A genomic stretch from Lathyrus oleraceus cultivar Zhongwan6 chromosome 2, CAAS_Psat_ZW6_1.0, whole genome shotgun sequence includes:
- the LOC127120127 gene encoding rac-like GTP-binding protein RHO1, which translates to MSASRFIKCVTVGDGAVGKTCLLISYTSNTFPTDYVPTVFDNFSANVVVNGSIVNLGLWDTAGQEDYNRLRPLSYRGADVFILAFSLISKASYENVSKKWIPELKHYAPGVPIILVGTKLDLRDDKQFCIDHPGAVPITTAQGEELRKLINAPAYIECSSKTQENVKAVFDAAIRVVLQPPKQKKKKGKAQKACSIL; encoded by the exons ATGAGCGCTTCTAGGTTTATCAAATGTGTTACTGTTGGTGATGGAGCTGTCGGCAAAACTTGTTTGCTTATTTCATACACCAGCAATACTTTCCCCACG GATTATGTGCCGACAGTTTTTGACAATTTCAGTGCGAATGTGGTTGTTAATGGGAGCATTGTTAATCTGGGTTTGTGGGATACTGCTG GACAAGAGGATTATAACAGATTAAGACCATTGAGTTACCGTGGTGCCGATGTTTTCATATTGGCTTTCTCTCTCATAAGCAAGGCTAGTTATGAAAATGTCTCCAAAAAG TGGATTCCAGAGTTGAAGCATTATGCACCTGGTGTCCCCATAATTCTGGTTGGGACAAAGCTTG ACCTTCGAGATGATAAGCAGTTCTGCATAGACCATCCTGGTGCCGTTCCCATTACCACAGCTCAG GGAGAAGAGCTGAGGAAGCTGATTAATGCACCAGCTTACATTGAATGCAGTTCAAAAACACAGGAG AACGTGAAGGCAGTGTTTGACGCAGCCATAAGAGTTGTTCTTCAACCACCAAAACAGAAGAAAAAGAAGGGTAAAGCACAAAAGGCCTGTTCAATATTGTAA
- the LOC127123604 gene encoding uncharacterized protein LOC127123604 yields MEFHHVLVVSNIKNHIPIILEMEKDQHGAWVELFRIHAHSHQVLHNIVPSMGKKPSADNSNVEYEQLTTLVFIVLQWIYSTISIDLLTTIMEADSTNIETWNHLTDIFQDNQNACDVTLEQEFSNIRIEAFPMCMLIVNILRCSLAS; encoded by the coding sequence ATGGAGTTTCACCATGTTCTCGTTGTTTCAAACATCAAGAATCACATTCCTATTATTCTTGAGATGGAGAAAGATCAACACGGGGCATGGGTTGAGCTCTTCCGCATCCATGCCCACTCTCATCAGGTTCTACATAATATTGTTCCTTCCATGGGAAAGAAACCATCGGCAGATAACTCTAATGTCGAGTATGAACAGTTGACTACTCTTGTCTTTATCGTTCTTCAATGGATATATTCCACAATTTCCATTGACCTACTGACCACCATCATGGAAGCAGACTCCACTAATATAGAAACCTGGAATCATTTAACTGACATTTTTCAAGACAATCAGAATGCTTGTGATGTCACTCTCGAGCAAGAGTTCTCTAACATTCGTATAGAGGCTTTCCCAATGTGTATGCTTATTGTCAACATCTTAAGATGCTCTCTGGCCAGTTGA